The Panicum hallii strain FIL2 chromosome 5, PHallii_v3.1, whole genome shotgun sequence genome contains the following window.
TAAATTGCAGGCATGACGATATTGGCATGCTGCACCTAGCGTAAGCAGAACAGGATGGCAACGCATGTGCAGCTACACATGCATTTTGCTGATTGCTTTACACAGCTGAAAATTTTCATCAAAAAGAATTGCACAAATGGGTTTGCAGTTGAGACTCGAGACCAATGGTCAAGTCTGGTGTCTAGTATCTGGCAATGATATCCAAGCCAAGCATGGTTAGTCCGAGAATTCGACAAGGGGCTCGCCGGCGCAGCAGAACGAATCAGAAAATAAACActgtttttttatatatatacttgaaAATAATAAACACTGTTGGGGATTCAGCTCCAAACAGAAGCATCTGGGAGTCAGCAACAGGAGAAGGGACAGTTGGGATAcaccacaaaagaagaaaagccGTCAGCAGAGAAGGTGCCATTGCCTCATTCCTAATCTTTTCTTTGCCGCTGCTTAGTGCCATTTAGCTGTATCTTTCCCATGCTTGTTTATGAAAAAATGCGTCTCACATTGCCAATCAATAATTCAAAACCAAAGCCAAGACAATTGTGACAACCAAAATACACCAGGCAGGAAACAAAAGGAAGAGGCGAAACGGCCTAGTGGAAAGaaccttttttttattttgttgtGTGCAGCTCCTTTTTCCCCCCTTCAATCTCAACAAAATAGTCATCCGCGAAGCAGAAGCACGTTTCCTGAAAATTTGTGGTGTTAATCTACTGGGAGGCTTTATGTAGAAAAGATTAGAACCTAAAGCAATGAAAATCATGGTACTGAATATTTTGCAAGCATAACTGGACAGAATGCAACTGCTTCAGAATTCCATTGCCTCACCACACGGACGCCGTCGCCTCAAGCTTGTCCTCTCCAGCATCAACCAGGTGGCTGAATGATGGAGAGACAGGCGAGTTTAACTAGTCCATAATCACACACTTTTAGCGCTTGATCACAAACCACCAAAAGGAGCCAACCAACTGCAAAACGGCAAATCACAAGTTCCAACACACCAAACCCGTATCAACAAACGTCCAAAAAGAATCCATTGCTGTTTGTTCCTCACTTCCTCTTCCTCCCCGATGAACAAAACAAGGCACTAGCAGCTTCAGTTGGGACCGCATTCATCAGATCGGCGGGCATGCTGGGATGCAATCCATGCTCAGATTCACCACAAGATTAGAGGAGCTCCCGGTTCCTTCCTGCAATGGTAAGAACTGGATCTGCTTGTCCCAGATCCACCATAGACATGGCATGCAGCATTGACAATACCAGTAAAGCAGCATGACAAAAGCAGGGAGCAAGAACAGTTGCGGCAATGCTGATGCATCATCTGGAACTCCAAATACCATTTATATTACGATTACATCGCTACTACATGCCCTGATAGATTTACATAACCACCCGTCATCATCATCGCCACCCCCCCAGGCGGCTGCCGGCGGGAGGCCTCGACGGCCTACCCAAAATGGGCATTCTTTCCCCATCATCCGCCGGGCGCCGGAAGCAAGCACGGCCTTTTTTTCCCCCCGCCGCGGACGCATCACGGACGCCGCGCCGGCCGGGACAGGTACACCCGGCATTGGATCAGCGTCCGGCCGACCCTGAACCCCGGAAGCACGGTGAAACCGACCACGCGCTCCtcggcggccgcggctgcggagTCGTCGGCGCGCCCGTCGCTGACGCTCTCCATGTACACCTCCGAGAACCGCGCCCCAGTGCGCACCTGGAAGATGGACGCGCCGTCCTcctcggcgccgccgtcgaACGCGAAGAAGAGGCAGTGCAGAAGCCACACGCGGCGGGCCATCTCCGCGAACTCCGCGAACCACGAGCTCTCCGGGAACCCGGGCCCGGCGCTGACGATGCCGCGCTGCTCGAGGCGGCCGAAGAAGGCCGTCTCCATCCGCGCGTGCACCAGCGACAGGTACTTGGCGCGCAGGAACTTGCCGAACCCTCCCCACCGCGGGTTCCTCACGTCCAGGAAGGCGCTCGCCGGCTCCGCCTTGAGCTCCGTGAACTCCTCGAAGAACCGCCTCCGGTCGTAGAACTCCCGCTCGTTGAGGAAGCTGAAGATGAAGTCGCGGCGGTGGAAATTGGCGAACATCTTCATGGCGACGTAGGATTCGAAGACGAACTTGGTGTCGCCGGCGCGGCGCAGCGGGACGCCCgggtgcacggcggcggcggccgcggcgagaTCCCACCCGGCGGACTGCATCGAGTTGAGCATCGACTTGGAGAAGGACCGGATCGACTTGACGGTGTGGCGGAGCGCGGTGAGGAAGTGCGTCGGGTTGAGGCCGGAGAGGTGGAGGTCGTCGAGCGACGCGAGGGTCCGGCCGGGGTGGAGCCGCGCCTCCAGGGCGCGCTCGGCGCGGAGCTCGGCGGTGAGGGAGGCCCTGGCGCGCTCGGCCTCGGCGTCCTTGGCGCGGAGCTCCGACTCGAGCTTGCGCGCCGTGATCTGGTACGTCTTGAGGAGGTGGCGCTGCTCCTCGGCGTGCGCGGCGAGGGCGGTGTGgcccgctgccgccgcgccccgggccgcggcggcggggtccCTGAGGTACCTGCGCTTGGTGTCGGAGAGCCTGGTGAGCTCGGTGACGACGGCGGCGTCCGCTGACTGGATCGCCTCCGCGTCGTAGGGGAACTGCGCGAGCTGCAGCTGCGCGTACGCCGCCTTCACCGCCGAGACCCCCGCGAACAGGGTCGCGAGGAGGGAGTCCGCGGCGGCCTCGGGCGTCACATCCCCCGGCAGCGGCCGGCCCACTGCCCCTCCACCTccccctcccgccgccgccgcagccgcagccttCTTCTCGGCCGCGTTGCGGAAGAAGGCGTCGAAGGAGTAGGCCGCGGCGAGGTTCCCGGACAGCTTCAGCTTGCTGAGGGACGGGACGACCGGCTGCTCCGCCCGCTCCTCCTCGTAGTCGCCTCCGGCCACGGTCGCCGGCGCCTCGGGCACGCCCTGGGCCGCATCGTCGGCGCGCTTCCGGCGCAGCAGCTTGGTGAAGGTGCGCGCCAGGTTGGCCGCCttctgctggtggtggtggtggtgcggaGCCGCCACTTGCGCCTCCATTGGAGCCGGGTTACGCTCACACCGCCGGCTCCTCTCCAGCCCCTCCTCTCCTCTTGTGGCGTCCGTCCGCGTCTGTGGGTGGGGAAATGCGGGGTGGGATTAATTTTTCCAGGAATATTTGGGGGttactgtaaagtaaaagggcATGCTGCAGCGACAGCAGGGGGGCTGCGCCTACGCGTATACTGTGTGTGCGCGTGCCTGTGTGGTTCGCCTCCCGATGGATGCAGGCGGCGGTGAGTTCAATTTGTGGAGACGTGGAGGGGCGAAAGAGCAAAATTTCTGCCGTTCGTGAAGTGAGGCACGGCACCACGCCAGAGTTGAAACGGTTTTTTCTAGAGAGTTCTTGCAGATTTCGTAGGATATTTCCTGCCTCGCTATTGTTAATGAGCCCATAGCCATTTGTGTTCTTCATTGCTCGGCACAACCTCATCAATTACTTCCTCTGATGTAATTTTACCTAGAAAATTATATACATAGCTATCTAAACACTTTTATGCTCTTAACTTTTATGCTCTTAGTTAAGAAATAATCTAAATTTACCGTACAAGCACGCAACCTAGCACTACCTTCTTATCCAAACTCAAAAACACATCGATAACGTATGCATCGATAATCTATGCATGTGTCGTAAACGGCCGAAACGAGGAGAAATACGGTAACACTTGCAACGTATAATCGGAATAGTGTAATGTATCCTTTTATCTCGTCCAATAAAATTAAAGTTGGTACGCTAGCAACGGCTCTTCTTATCTGGTCCAATAGGATTGAAGCCGGC
Protein-coding sequences here:
- the LOC112895125 gene encoding protein GRAVITROPIC IN THE LIGHT 1-like; translated protein: MEAQVAAPHHHHHQQKAANLARTFTKLLRRKRADDAAQGVPEAPATVAGGDYEEERAEQPVVPSLSKLKLSGNLAAAYSFDAFFRNAAEKKAAAAAAAGGGGGGAVGRPLPGDVTPEAAADSLLATLFAGVSAVKAAYAQLQLAQFPYDAEAIQSADAAVVTELTRLSDTKRRYLRDPAAAARGAAAAGHTALAAHAEEQRHLLKTYQITARKLESELRAKDAEAERARASLTAELRAERALEARLHPGRTLASLDDLHLSGLNPTHFLTALRHTVKSIRSFSKSMLNSMQSAGWDLAAAAAAVHPGVPLRRAGDTKFVFESYVAMKMFANFHRRDFIFSFLNEREFYDRRRFFEEFTELKAEPASAFLDVRNPRWGGFGKFLRAKYLSLVHARMETAFFGRLEQRGIVSAGPGFPESSWFAEFAEMARRVWLLHCLFFAFDGGAEEDGASIFQVRTGARFSEVYMESVSDGRADDSAAAAAEERVVGFTVLPGFRVGRTLIQCRVYLSRPARRP